Proteins from a single region of Ziziphus jujuba cultivar Dongzao chromosome 1, ASM3175591v1:
- the LOC125423003 gene encoding early nodulin-like protein 19: protein MSSSLHLIFSVFLIFVVATISPIFATDHIVGANKGWNPGINYTLWANNQTFYVGDLISFRYQKNQYNVFEVNQTGYDNCTTEGALGNWSNGKDFVPLNKAKRYYFICGNGQCFNGMKVSVLVHPLPPPPTSPSSRELSSNHSSAAVVPRLGFRALVVSFALTWFGSACF from the exons ATGTCCAGCTCACTCCACCTCATCTTCTCCGTCTTCCTCATCTTCGTCGTTGCGACCATTTCTCCAATCTTTGCGACCGACCACATTGTTGGAGCTAACAAGGGCTGGAATCCCGGCATCAACTACACACTTTGGGCCAACAACCAGACCTTCTATGTTGGCGACCTTATTT CATTTAGGTACCAAAAAAATCAGTACAATGTGTTTGAGGTGAACCAAACTGGATATGATAATTGCACAACTGAAGGTGCATTGGGAAACTGGAGCAATGGTAAAGATTTCGTACCCCTCAACAAGGCCAAAAGGTATTACTTTATTTGTGGCAATGGCCAGTGCTTCAATGGCATGAAGGTCTCTGTTCTTGTCCATCCACTGCCTCCTCCACCAACTTCACCTTCCTCAAGGGAGCTCTCCTCCAATCATTCCTCTGCTGCAGTGGTGCCGAGGCTGGGATTTAGGGCTCTGGTGGTGTCTTTTGCATTGACCTGGTTTGGATCTGCGTGTTTCTAG